In Candidatus Poribacteria bacterium, the DNA window GTCACAAATTAGGGATTTATACTATGGTAACGCGGATGGACCGTAGGAAGGTTGCATAAAGTGCAATTCTTTGGAAATGCCGTGCGTTAGTGAGGTAAAACAGGGTGGGATAAGTTCATGATGTAGATAGGCGCGCTTGAGAGCACGCCTATCAAAATTGAAAAACCACGATTGTAAAACGTAGGAGCAACAGAGAGGAATTTAGTGATTGCCGTGCTGGAAACGGAATACGCCACTGTGTTTTGTCCCGATGTACAGCATATTACCATCAACAGCAAGAGCAGTCGCCGCGTAGGGTGATTCCGACGTAATTTGTCTCCATATATTTGTCTGATCATCTACCTGATAAACACCGCTATCACACACACCGTAAAGGGTTGAGCCGTTAGGTGCAATCCAATCTACAAGGAACGCCTTTCCATCAGTATCGGTGAGGGCATGCCAGGTTTCACCCTCGCGTGAACGCATCACTCCTGCGTCCGTTGAGATGTAGAGGGTTGAACCTACAAAGAGAATGTCTTTGTAGTAAGCAAACGGAAAGGCGAGGCTTTGGGTAAAGATCGGAAGAGGTCGCCTTCCCGTTTACCGGCATAGATGGTATCGTCCGAAGCGGCAAGCGTGAAACCTTTCGCGTCAATCGGCGGGAGTTCTCCGCGATCTTCTAAACCTGTGTGGTGCCACGTCGAGTCGCCGGGTCGCCACCTGAAGAGTTTCCGGCGGTGTTCCATAAAAACGGTCTCTCCAGCGAGGATAAACCCTCCATTTCTTGTGTCCTCTTCAGCGATAAGGAGTAAACTCTCTCGCCACTGCCGTTCCGTTTCACGAACATTGACGTTTGTCTCCCTCGCTTCTCTGAGTCTTTTCTTCCATTCAACGTATAAGTTGTCTTCGGCGAAATCCGGGAAGCCTTGAATGGGTGCCAGTGCCTCGCCTTCAACAGAGAGGCGAAAAAGTTGTGTTCGATTCAAGGTGATGCTGCTGACATAAAGGGTCTCATCGGCTGTCCCAATCCTGGGAATCAGAAGTTTACCTCCCCCATACACGTTAACAGTCTCCCAAGATTCACCACCGTCCGCTGATTTGGCAATTTTGCCCCCGGTAACGGCGTAGAGACCGTTTTCGCCTGCGATCAGATTCTGGACATCGGCACTTACGAGTCCTATCATAAAGGGGTGCCATGCGTGCCCACCATCTGTTGAGCGAGTGACTCCGGAGAGTTCGGATTTGTAAAAATTATTTTCATCCAATGCCACAACAGGCAGGAAACCACCAGTAAAGGCATGCGGTAGGTCGCGCCCTGGATCCGTCCATGTCTCGCCGCGATCATAGGAGAGCAGCACGCCACCGGGCCCTATCACCATAAGCGTGTCTCCAACCGGAACAATCCTAACAGTGCCTATTAACTTAAATAGATATTCATCGGTGTTAGGCGTAATATCGTTCCACGAGTCGCCGAAGTCGGTTGAATAGAAGAGTGAGCAATGCGGCGCGTCCGGTTGACCTGAAATCGTTGTGACATAAAGTCTGTTCTCAGTAGCTGCCAAGGAATTGGTCCCGTCTGCGGTCGGCAGGGGCACTTTTTCCCAATCGTCGGCAAACCGGAAAAGCCCTCGATTCGTTCCAACAAAGAGGATTTGGTTTGTTCCTGAAAAGAGAACATTGTCAATGGCAAGAGCGTCGTGGATTCTAAAGTCAACATTATTTGCCTCTGGTGTAAGACGGGTTTGCAAACCTTCTCCAATAGGTGTCCATTGCTTACCACCATCCTCGGAACGAAACACCGCTGTTCTGAGGATGAGGTACATCGTCACATTAGTATCCTGTGGGACGCGCGCTCGGGGTGCATCCGTGACAGCCAGGGCGACAGGGCGTCCCTTCGGGCGCGCGCCGAGGACCTTCCACGTTTTACCGTCGTCAGTTGAGGGTAAGAGTTCATCAGATGTGAGGAGATAGTGGGTATCGCCGCGTTCCGCCATAATTGGATCAAACTGCCGACTTGGACCGGCGGAACTGACAAAGGTCCACGCGTCCGCCTTCTCTGTGAGTCGATAGAGACCTGTTTTTGCAATAAGGTAGAGTGTTTGATCGGATGCGACAAAGAGTCCTGGTCTTGAAATGCCTCCGGGTCCCTTCGTCTGAACCCACTGCGGTTCTTCTGTCTTTGGCACCTCTGTTGTATCCGCTTGTGCTGCGGCCAATAGCCCGGTATCGATGCTCGGTCCTGTGCCTTTGCCGCGTCCCTCAACATCGGCATTGCCAAATCGATTTTTGACCTCCGGTTTCCGGTTGACATCTAACACCACGGGTGCGTCGATGAGTTCAATTGTCATCTCGGATGTCGCGTCGAAGTTATAGGGCTGTTGGAAACGGGATAAGGCACGGGGACCGAACCCCATTATTAGGATAACCAGAAGCGTTGCGGAGACAGAGAGTGTCCAGGGCACCCAAGGCTTGCTCACTGAAGGCGTGGCAGGCTTGATGCGGGCGATCTCTGTGATGATGTTTTCAGTGAGGGTTGGCGAAAGTTGGAAAATGCCTGAGACATCGTGGAGCAAGTGTTCTTGTTTTTCTAACCGCTTACGGGCGCGGCGGAGTCGGCTCCTAATGGTGTTCGGCGACACCCCCAAAAAGGTGCTGATTTCCTTACTCGTCATCTCCGCGAGATAATAAAGTGTTACGACAGTGCGTTCA includes these proteins:
- a CDS encoding sigma-70 family RNA polymerase sigma factor — protein: MKENNIDLIQRTLEGDERAFTALVNKYQKWIHTLVWRKIGDFHIAEEITQDIFLKVYRKLSTLKPPENFPGWLYVIASRHCMTWLRKKRQPTTSLDAMPTAELEELCYTQYKTTYSEEVSLEHHRELVKRLLQKLPESERTVVTLYYLAEMTSKEISTFLGVSPNTIRSRLRRARKRLEKQEHLLHDVSGIFQLSPTLTENIITEIARIKPATPSVSKPWVPWTLSVSATLLVILIMGFGPRALSRFQQPYNFDATSEMTIELIDAPVVLDVNRKPEVKNRFGNADVEGRGKGTGPSIDTGLLAAAQADTTEVPKTEEPQWVQTKGPGGISRPGLFVASDQTLYLIAKTGLYRLTEKADAWTFVSSAGPSRQFDPIMAERGDTHYLLTSDELLPSTDDGKTWKVLGARPKGRPVALAVTDAPRARVPQDTNVTMYLILRTAVFRSEDGGKQWTPIGEGLQTRLTPEANNVDFRIHDALAIDNVLFSGTNQILFVGTNRGLFRFADDWEKVPLPTADGTNSLAATENRLYVTTISGQPDAPHCSLFYSTDFGDSWNDITPNTDEYLFKLIGTVRIVPVGDTLMVIGPGGVLLSYDRGETWTDPGRDLPHAFTGGFLPVVALDENNFYKSELSGVTRSTDGGHAWHPFMIGLVSADVQNLIAGENGLYAVTGGKIAKSADGGESWETVNVYGGGKLLIPRIGTADETLYVSSITLNRTQLFRLSVEGEALAPIQGFPDFAEDNLYVEWKKRLREARETNVNVRETERQWRESLLLIAEEDTRNGGFILAGETVFMEHRRKLFRWRPGDSTWHHTGLEDRGELPPIDAKGFTLAASDDTIYAGKREGDLFRSLPKASPFRLLTTKTFSL